The Geodermatophilaceae bacterium NBWT11 genome has a segment encoding these proteins:
- a CDS encoding HAMP domain-containing histidine kinase: MTTTGTPTTPTTLTTTVRTERSSRGRRRWAPRAARTRIIGWVLLLVLLSLATVTLLTWRILVRETDERMAASLRAEVTEFRALVDTGLDPRTGQPFASVADVLQTVISYNQARPNEKFLGYVEGVYRFQSRIEAPVLLSQDAAFTGLVGSVTDVRSGSYASGAGEVLYVAVPVALTGSPETGVVVAAFFADAERQPADETARLMLLVGLLTSLAAAGGAWVVAGRILRPVADVAATAQGITETDLSGRIDVPDGPGDELADLSRSVNAMLDRVETGVAAQRRFVDDAGHELRTPITIVRGHLEVLDPTDPADVRETVALVDDELDRMNRIVSDLLLLAKAEQPAFVQPRPVDVAALTTEVVSKVGGLGDRQWVLEHVADLDAVLDPQRVTQAVVALADNAVHVTSPGDRIGIGSRLIGDELRFWVADSGPGVAVEDRERVFERFGRGQAGARRTDGAGLGLSIVSAIAVAHGGRVALDSVPGHGATFTLVLPAQLAPPSPDTTVDESTATADVPEPVGDHP, from the coding sequence ATGACGACGACGGGGACACCGACGACGCCGACGACGTTGACGACGACGGTGAGGACTGAGCGCAGCAGCCGGGGCCGGCGACGGTGGGCGCCCCGTGCTGCCCGCACCCGGATCATCGGCTGGGTCCTGCTGCTGGTGCTGCTCTCCCTGGCCACGGTCACCCTGCTGACCTGGCGGATCCTGGTGCGGGAGACCGACGAGCGGATGGCGGCGTCGCTGCGGGCCGAGGTGACCGAGTTCCGGGCCCTGGTCGACACCGGCCTCGACCCGCGCACCGGGCAGCCCTTCGCCTCGGTGGCCGACGTGCTGCAGACGGTGATCAGCTACAACCAGGCCCGGCCGAACGAGAAGTTCCTCGGCTACGTCGAGGGCGTGTACCGCTTCCAGAGCCGCATCGAGGCGCCGGTGCTGCTGTCCCAGGACGCCGCGTTCACCGGGCTGGTCGGCTCGGTCACCGACGTCCGGTCGGGCAGCTACGCCTCCGGGGCCGGCGAGGTGCTGTACGTCGCCGTCCCGGTGGCGCTGACCGGCAGCCCGGAGACCGGCGTCGTCGTCGCGGCGTTCTTCGCCGACGCCGAACGCCAGCCCGCCGACGAGACCGCCCGCCTCATGCTGCTGGTCGGCCTGCTGACCTCCCTGGCCGCCGCGGGCGGCGCCTGGGTGGTGGCGGGCCGGATCCTGCGGCCGGTCGCCGATGTCGCCGCCACCGCGCAGGGGATCACCGAGACCGACCTGTCCGGCCGGATCGACGTGCCCGACGGGCCCGGGGACGAGCTCGCCGACCTGTCCCGCTCGGTGAACGCGATGCTGGACCGGGTCGAGACCGGGGTCGCCGCCCAGCGCCGGTTCGTCGACGACGCCGGGCACGAGCTGCGGACGCCGATCACCATCGTGCGCGGCCACCTCGAGGTGCTCGACCCCACCGACCCGGCCGACGTGCGCGAGACCGTGGCGCTGGTCGACGACGAGCTGGACCGGATGAACCGGATCGTCTCGGACCTGCTGCTGCTGGCCAAGGCCGAGCAGCCGGCCTTCGTGCAGCCCCGTCCGGTCGACGTCGCCGCGCTCACCACCGAGGTGGTGTCCAAGGTCGGCGGGCTGGGCGACCGGCAGTGGGTGCTCGAGCACGTCGCCGACCTCGACGCCGTGCTCGACCCGCAACGGGTCACCCAGGCCGTCGTGGCGCTGGCCGACAACGCGGTGCACGTGACGTCACCCGGCGACCGGATCGGCATCGGCAGCCGGCTCATCGGAGACGAACTGCGCTTCTGGGTCGCCGACAGCGGCCCCGGCGTCGCCGTCGAGGACCGGGAGCGGGTGTTCGAGCGCTTCGGCCGCGGGCAGGCCGGTGCCCGGCGCACCGACGGCGCGGGGCTGGGGCTGTCGATCGTCAGCGCGATCGCGGTCGCGCACGGCGGCCGGGTCGCCCTGGACTCCGTCCCCGGCCACGGCGCCACCTTCACCCTCGTGCTGCCCGCGCAGCTGGCCCCGCCGTCCCCCGACACCACCGTCGACGAGTCGACGGCGACCGCCGACGTCCCCGAACCTGTTGGAGACCACCCGTGA
- a CDS encoding dienelactone hydrolase family protein, whose product MSAAPQQVSVPLSDGRSMRALVVRPDGEAPAGGWPGVLVVHEAFGLTPEITEVGRTFADRGWVAVVPDVFSAGNKLGCLVRSMREMVGGRPGAVVDDLVAVQQWLGARDDVDGDRTTAIGFCMGGAFALLIGSLAPAGLRAVSANYGQPPAEDLDLTRCPPVIASYGERDRTLSGAGPALEARLTAAGVEHEVSTYPGAAHSFLTGDHRLLGFVPLPGTSYVTSAAEEAWPRIFDFLERHTAVRT is encoded by the coding sequence ATGTCCGCAGCACCGCAGCAGGTCTCCGTCCCGCTGAGCGACGGGCGGTCCATGCGCGCGCTGGTGGTGCGCCCCGACGGGGAGGCCCCCGCGGGCGGCTGGCCGGGGGTCCTCGTCGTGCACGAGGCCTTCGGGCTGACCCCGGAGATCACCGAGGTGGGCCGCACCTTCGCCGACCGGGGCTGGGTGGCCGTCGTCCCCGACGTCTTCAGTGCCGGGAACAAGCTGGGCTGCCTGGTCCGGTCGATGCGGGAGATGGTCGGCGGCCGACCCGGCGCGGTGGTCGACGACCTCGTCGCCGTCCAGCAGTGGCTCGGGGCCCGCGACGACGTGGACGGCGACCGGACGACGGCGATCGGCTTCTGCATGGGCGGTGCCTTCGCCCTGCTCATCGGCTCGCTGGCGCCCGCCGGACTGCGCGCGGTGAGCGCCAACTACGGCCAGCCGCCGGCCGAGGACCTCGACCTGACCCGCTGCCCGCCGGTGATCGCCAGCTACGGCGAGCGGGACAGGACGCTGTCGGGGGCGGGGCCGGCTCTGGAGGCGCGGTTGACCGCGGCCGGGGTCGAGCACGAGGTGAGCACCTACCCGGGTGCGGCGCACTCGTTCCTGACCGGGGACCACAGGCTGCTGGGGTTCGTGCCGCTCCCGGGGACGTCGTACGTGACCAGCGCCGCCGAGGAGGCCTGGCCGCGGATCTTCGACTTCCTGGAGCGGCACACCGCGGTCAGGACCTGA
- a CDS encoding class I SAM-dependent methyltransferase, translating to MIPDPYDGFPPGFFDRADDSPDGVFYAPPRLVTHIDDRAIAAVGALYTELGLTGRVLDLMSSWVSHFEHPPAELVVLGMNAAELEANPVATERVVHDLNVDPRIPLPDADVDAVVCCVSVDYLTRPIEVLAEAARVLRPGGTLAVTFSNRCFPSKAVRGWLGTPDEQHGPLVAELVRRAGGFGEATVALRTPPGRRGDPLWAVTAVRS from the coding sequence GTGATCCCCGACCCGTACGACGGCTTCCCGCCCGGCTTCTTCGACCGCGCCGACGACAGCCCGGACGGCGTCTTCTACGCCCCGCCGCGGCTGGTCACCCACATCGACGACCGGGCGATCGCCGCGGTCGGCGCGCTGTACACCGAGCTCGGGCTGACCGGCCGGGTGCTGGACCTGATGAGCTCCTGGGTCTCGCACTTCGAGCACCCGCCGGCCGAGCTGGTGGTGCTCGGCATGAACGCCGCCGAGCTGGAGGCCAACCCGGTGGCCACCGAGCGGGTGGTGCACGACCTCAACGTCGACCCGCGCATCCCGCTGCCCGACGCCGACGTCGACGCCGTCGTCTGCTGCGTCTCGGTCGACTACCTGACCCGGCCGATCGAGGTGCTCGCCGAGGCCGCCCGGGTGCTGCGGCCCGGCGGCACGCTGGCGGTCACCTTCTCCAACCGGTGCTTCCCGTCCAAGGCGGTGCGCGGCTGGCTCGGCACCCCCGACGAGCAGCACGGGCCGCTGGTCGCCGAGCTCGTCCGCCGGGCCGGCGGGTTCGGCGAGGCCACGGTCGCGCTGCGCACCCCGCCCGGACGGCGCGGGGACCCGCTGTGGGCGGTGACCGCGGTCAGGTCCTGA
- a CDS encoding NAD(P)H-dependent oxidoreductase, whose product MSRPVLQVVAASTRPGRKGIAVARWVAARAEAHGDFDVELVDLAEAGLPVLDEPNHPRLRQYTKDHTKAWSATISRADAFVFVFPEYNHSIPGALKNALDFLFHEWADKAAGLVSYGGVSAGTRAAAALKPVLGALRMVPVVEAATIPFFTQFIDEDGEFVGNAELEAGATAMLDEIARLTRGLQSVRR is encoded by the coding sequence GTGTCCCGTCCCGTCCTGCAGGTCGTCGCCGCCAGCACCCGCCCCGGCCGCAAGGGCATCGCGGTCGCCCGCTGGGTCGCCGCCCGTGCCGAGGCCCACGGCGACTTCGACGTCGAGCTGGTCGACCTGGCCGAGGCCGGGCTCCCGGTGCTCGACGAGCCCAACCACCCCCGCCTGCGCCAGTACACGAAGGACCACACGAAGGCCTGGTCGGCGACGATCAGCCGCGCCGACGCCTTCGTGTTCGTCTTCCCCGAGTACAACCACTCGATCCCCGGCGCGCTGAAGAACGCCCTGGACTTCCTCTTCCACGAGTGGGCCGACAAGGCCGCGGGGCTCGTCTCCTACGGCGGGGTCTCGGCCGGCACCCGGGCGGCCGCGGCCCTGAAGCCGGTGCTGGGCGCCCTGCGGATGGTCCCGGTCGTCGAGGCCGCGACCATCCCGTTCTTCACCCAGTTCATCGACGAGGACGGGGAGTTCGTCGGCAACGCCGAGCTCGAGGCCGGCGCGACCGCGATGCTCGACGAGATCGCCCGGCTCACGCGCGGCCTGCAAAGCGTGCGTCGCTGA
- a CDS encoding GNAT family N-acetyltransferase, whose protein sequence is MPSADLGTAGRAELRRFLEATFTDGFRDDHWSHALGGLHVLARRDGELVGHGAVVGRQLLLGDRALRTGYVEAVGVAASARRQGVAGAVMAEVERLVTGGSELGALAASTDGAGLYESRGWTRWEGPLCALTPDGITAGDASRVFVLPTPETPVQLDPTLRLVCDWRRGSAW, encoded by the coding sequence CTGCCCTCGGCGGACCTCGGCACCGCCGGACGCGCAGAGCTGCGCCGGTTCCTGGAGGCGACCTTCACCGACGGGTTCCGGGACGACCACTGGAGCCACGCCCTGGGTGGCCTGCACGTGCTGGCCCGCCGGGACGGCGAGCTGGTCGGGCACGGGGCGGTCGTCGGTCGCCAGCTGCTGCTCGGTGACCGCGCGCTGCGCACCGGCTACGTCGAGGCCGTCGGGGTCGCCGCGTCGGCCCGCCGGCAGGGCGTGGCCGGCGCGGTGATGGCCGAGGTCGAGCGGTTGGTCACCGGCGGCAGCGAGCTGGGTGCGCTGGCCGCCAGCACCGACGGCGCCGGGCTCTACGAGTCCCGCGGCTGGACCCGCTGGGAGGGCCCGCTCTGTGCGCTCACCCCGGACGGCATCACCGCCGGGGACGCCTCCCGGGTCTTCGTGCTGCCCACCCCGGAGACACCGGTCCAGCTGGACCCCACGCTGCGGCTGGTCTGCGACTGGCGGCGGGGCAGCGCCTGGTGA